A genomic region of Roseateles amylovorans contains the following coding sequences:
- the ccoO gene encoding cytochrome-c oxidase, cbb3-type subunit II: MATSHAKPAGHERIETSNFLMIVLVLLTVLVGGAVEIVPLFFQRSTTQPVEGLQPYTPLQLAGRDVYIREGCYNCHSQMIRPLRAETLRYGHYSVAGEFVYDHPFQWGSKRTGPDLARVGGKYSDEWHRLHLINPRDLVPESNMPAYPWLAAGKVDETELAPKMRALRTVGVPYTDAQIDQAASEVKGKTELEAVIAYLQVLGTALKK; encoded by the coding sequence ATGGCAACTTCCCATGCCAAACCCGCGGGTCACGAGCGCATCGAGACCAGCAACTTCCTGATGATCGTGCTGGTGCTGCTGACGGTGCTGGTCGGTGGTGCGGTCGAGATCGTGCCGCTGTTCTTCCAGCGCTCCACCACCCAACCGGTGGAAGGGCTGCAGCCCTACACCCCGCTGCAGCTGGCCGGACGTGACGTCTACATCCGGGAGGGCTGCTACAACTGCCACTCCCAGATGATCCGGCCGCTGCGGGCCGAGACGCTGCGCTACGGCCACTACTCGGTCGCTGGCGAATTCGTCTACGACCATCCTTTCCAGTGGGGCAGCAAGCGCACCGGGCCGGACCTGGCACGCGTGGGCGGCAAGTACAGCGATGAGTGGCATCGCCTGCACCTGATCAACCCGCGTGACCTGGTGCCCGAATCCAACATGCCCGCCTACCCCTGGCTGGCCGCCGGCAAGGTTGATGAAACCGAGCTCGCGCCCAAGATGCGTGCCCTGCGCACGGTGGGCGTCCCCTACACCGACGCTCAGATCGATCAGGCCGCCTCTGAGGTGAAAGGCAAGACCGAGCTCGAAGCGGTCATTGCCTACCTGCAGGTGCTGGGCACCGCGCTCAAGAAGTGA
- the hemN gene encoding oxygen-independent coproporphyrinogen III oxidase, with the protein MKQPSTSPAPDFIDDELLRRFDVAGPRYTSYPTADRFSELFGAESLRHSLVQRRSGPQAAQPVSLYVHIPFCESICYYCACNKVITRHHERAAAYLDLLDIELGLVAAALGSTPEASQLHLGGGSPTFLSDDELARLMQALRQRFQFRADAEISIEVDPRTVDANRLARLRELGFNRLSFGIQDFDPRVQRAVHREQSLESVAALMVSARALGFQSINADLIYGLPMQSPESFATTVQQVAALRPDRIALYGYAHLPHRFKPQRRIDETTLPPAESKLRMLSGAISGFLSEGYSYIGMDHFALPDDPLAVAKRAGRLHRNFQGYSTQPDRDLIALGVSAIARVGAHYAQNLKTLDAYEAALRAGRLPVERGLTLDRDDLIRQAAIMALMCQGRLDIPAFEQIHHVDFDQYFAAEQPRLRQLANDGLVALVPGAIQVTPLGWYFVRAVAMVFDRYLRRPVSASPEAGERAEPVRFSRIL; encoded by the coding sequence ATGAAACAGCCATCGACCTCGCCAGCCCCTGATTTCATTGATGACGAGCTGCTCCGACGCTTCGATGTCGCCGGCCCGCGCTATACGTCCTATCCCACCGCAGATCGATTCTCCGAGCTGTTTGGTGCCGAAAGCCTGCGACATTCATTGGTCCAGCGCCGCAGCGGGCCCCAGGCGGCGCAGCCGGTGTCGCTCTATGTGCACATTCCGTTCTGCGAATCCATCTGCTACTACTGCGCCTGCAACAAGGTCATCACCCGCCACCATGAGCGGGCCGCGGCCTATCTGGATCTGCTGGACATCGAACTGGGCTTGGTCGCTGCGGCGCTCGGCTCGACGCCCGAGGCCTCTCAGCTGCATCTGGGTGGCGGCTCCCCGACCTTCCTGAGCGACGATGAACTCGCGCGGCTGATGCAGGCCCTTCGCCAGCGCTTCCAGTTCCGTGCGGATGCGGAGATCTCGATCGAGGTCGATCCGCGCACGGTGGACGCGAACCGCCTGGCGCGGCTGCGTGAATTGGGCTTCAACCGGTTGAGCTTTGGCATCCAGGACTTCGATCCGCGGGTGCAGCGCGCGGTCCATCGCGAACAGAGTCTGGAGAGTGTCGCGGCGCTGATGGTCTCGGCACGAGCGCTCGGCTTCCAGTCCATCAACGCGGACCTGATCTACGGTCTGCCGATGCAATCGCCCGAATCGTTTGCCACCACGGTGCAGCAGGTGGCGGCGCTGCGGCCCGATCGCATCGCACTGTACGGCTACGCGCACCTGCCGCACCGTTTCAAGCCCCAACGCCGCATTGACGAGACCACGCTGCCGCCGGCCGAGAGCAAGCTGCGCATGCTGTCCGGCGCGATCAGCGGGTTTTTGTCCGAGGGCTACAGCTACATCGGCATGGACCACTTCGCTCTGCCGGACGATCCACTGGCCGTCGCCAAACGGGCCGGTCGCCTGCATCGCAATTTCCAGGGCTACAGCACACAACCGGATCGCGACCTGATCGCGCTGGGCGTCTCCGCGATTGCCCGGGTGGGCGCACACTACGCCCAGAACCTCAAGACACTGGACGCCTATGAAGCCGCACTGCGGGCGGGGCGCTTGCCGGTGGAGCGTGGATTGACGCTGGACCGGGATGACCTGATCCGCCAAGCCGCCATCATGGCCTTGATGTGCCAAGGGCGACTGGACATTCCGGCGTTCGAGCAGATCCATCATGTGGACTTCGATCAGTACTTTGCGGCAGAACAACCGAGACTTCGTCAACTGGCGAATGACGGCTTGGTCGCGCTGGTCCCTGGGGCCATCCAAGTCACGCCTTTGGGCTGGTATTTCGTCCGTGCGGTGGCGATGGTCTTCGATCGATACCTGCGGCGCCCGGTGAGTGCGTCACCGGAGGCGGGCGAGCGCGCTGAACCGGTCCGCTTCTCGCGCATCCTTTGA
- the ccoP gene encoding cytochrome-c oxidase, cbb3-type subunit III has product MSDFVSNGWSLFVAATTVLGLLLCLVLLIIASRRKPMADDNSTGHVWDEDLKELNNPLPRWWMGLFVLTVVFAGGYLALYPGLGSYAGTLNWSSGQQYKDEQARALAAMDQVYAKFKDLPVETLARDNQAHGIGERLFANNCASCHGSDAKGSKGFPNLTDNDWLYGGEYDTIVTTITNGRQGVMPPMAAAVGTGDDVRNLANYVLSLSGSPHNSVAAQLGKSKFAACAACHGADGKGNHALGAPNLTDKVWLHGWGEPAVIAMINNGKQNVMPEHGSRLSPEQIRVLGAYVWSLSNQPK; this is encoded by the coding sequence ATGAGTGATTTCGTGTCGAACGGCTGGTCGCTGTTCGTCGCCGCCACCACGGTCCTGGGGCTGTTGCTGTGTCTGGTGCTGCTGATCATTGCCAGTCGCCGCAAGCCGATGGCCGATGACAACAGTACCGGCCATGTGTGGGACGAGGACCTGAAGGAGCTGAACAACCCGCTGCCGCGTTGGTGGATGGGCCTGTTCGTTCTGACGGTGGTTTTTGCCGGCGGTTATCTGGCGCTTTATCCCGGCCTGGGCAGTTATGCCGGCACGCTCAACTGGAGCAGCGGCCAGCAGTACAAGGACGAACAAGCGCGCGCGCTGGCCGCCATGGACCAGGTCTATGCGAAGTTCAAGGACCTGCCGGTCGAGACGCTGGCCCGGGACAATCAGGCGCACGGCATTGGCGAGCGTCTGTTCGCCAACAACTGCGCCAGCTGCCACGGCTCGGACGCCAAGGGGTCCAAGGGCTTCCCCAACCTGACCGACAACGACTGGCTCTACGGCGGTGAATACGACACCATCGTCACCACGATCACCAACGGCCGCCAGGGCGTGATGCCGCCGATGGCGGCGGCCGTCGGCACCGGTGACGACGTCCGCAACCTCGCCAACTACGTGCTGAGCCTGTCGGGCAGCCCGCACAACTCGGTGGCGGCGCAGCTCGGCAAGTCGAAGTTCGCGGCCTGCGCGGCCTGTCACGGCGCGGACGGCAAGGGCAACCATGCCCTGGGTGCGCCCAACCTGACCGACAAGGTCTGGTTGCATGGCTGGGGCGAACCGGCGGTGATCGCGATGATCAACAACGGCAAGCAGAACGTCATGCCGGAGCACGGATCCCGGCTGAGTCCCGAGCAGATCCGGGTGCTGGGCGCCTATGTGTGGAGCTTGTCCAACCAGCCGAAATAA
- the ccoG gene encoding cytochrome c oxidase accessory protein CcoG, protein MRNQATPPPPPDGSKTIWMYAAQPKIYPRSVHGWFAVWRWALVFATQALFYGLPWLPWNGRQAVLFDLEARRFFVFDLVLYPQDFIYLTALLLISAYALFFFTAVAGRLWCGYACPQTVYTEIFLWIERRIEGDRAARIRLDKGGLGAEKLLRKTGKHAAWLAVSLWTGFTFVGYFTPIRLLGSEAIHGALGAWESFWVLFYGFATYGNAGFMREQVCKYMCPYARFQSAMFDKDTLIISYDPARGEPRGPRSKKVQPAEVGLGSCVDCGLCVQVCPTGIDIRKGLQYECIGCAACIDACDDVMDGFNYPRGLIRYATQNGMDQGWTSKQQWRRVFRPRVLIYGAILVAISAALMASLWLRTPFRVDVIRDRASLARLVDDGYIENVYRLQIMNAAESSQRFTITAEGLEGLQLVPAIGVQTLSPAEARWVTVSLRVPPETAQSLGAGAHPIHFEIRRLDPSGGPDRAVLEKSTFVTPR, encoded by the coding sequence ATGCGCAACCAGGCGACGCCGCCCCCCCCGCCAGACGGATCCAAGACCATCTGGATGTATGCGGCGCAGCCCAAGATCTATCCGCGCAGTGTCCATGGCTGGTTCGCCGTCTGGCGCTGGGCCCTGGTCTTCGCGACCCAGGCCCTGTTCTACGGCTTGCCCTGGCTGCCCTGGAACGGGCGCCAGGCCGTGCTCTTCGATCTGGAAGCGCGCCGCTTCTTCGTTTTTGATCTCGTCCTGTATCCGCAGGACTTCATCTACTTGACGGCGCTGCTGCTGATCTCGGCCTATGCGCTCTTCTTCTTCACCGCGGTGGCGGGTCGGCTGTGGTGCGGTTATGCCTGTCCGCAGACGGTCTACACCGAGATCTTCCTGTGGATCGAACGCCGCATCGAAGGTGACCGGGCGGCCCGTATCCGGTTGGACAAGGGCGGGCTGGGCGCGGAGAAGTTGCTGCGTAAGACCGGCAAGCATGCGGCCTGGCTGGCGGTGTCCTTGTGGACCGGTTTCACTTTTGTCGGCTACTTCACGCCGATCCGCCTGCTCGGCTCGGAAGCGATCCACGGTGCTCTGGGCGCGTGGGAATCCTTCTGGGTGCTGTTCTACGGCTTTGCGACCTACGGCAATGCGGGCTTCATGCGGGAGCAGGTCTGCAAGTACATGTGTCCGTATGCGCGCTTCCAGAGCGCCATGTTCGACAAGGACACGCTGATCATCAGCTATGACCCGGCGCGCGGTGAGCCGCGCGGACCGCGTTCCAAGAAGGTGCAGCCGGCCGAGGTCGGTTTGGGGAGCTGCGTGGATTGCGGCTTGTGCGTGCAGGTCTGCCCGACCGGCATCGACATCCGCAAGGGCTTGCAGTATGAGTGCATCGGCTGCGCGGCCTGCATTGACGCCTGCGACGACGTGATGGACGGATTCAACTATCCCCGCGGCCTCATCCGCTATGCCACCCAGAACGGGATGGACCAGGGATGGACCTCGAAGCAGCAATGGCGCCGGGTGTTCCGACCGAGGGTGCTGATCTACGGTGCCATCCTGGTGGCGATCTCCGCCGCCTTGATGGCGAGCCTGTGGTTGCGCACCCCGTTCCGGGTGGACGTGATCCGGGACCGTGCCTCGCTGGCCCGGCTGGTTGATGATGGTTACATCGAGAACGTCTATCGGCTGCAGATCATGAATGCGGCCGAGTCCAGCCAGCGCTTCACGATCACAGCGGAGGGTTTGGAGGGGCTGCAGTTGGTGCCCGCGATCGGGGTGCAGACACTGTCGCCTGCGGAAGCGCGCTGGGTGACGGTGTCGTTGCGGGTGCCGCCGGAGACGGCGCAGTCCCTGGGAGCTGGCGCGCATCCGATTCACTTCGAGATTCGTCGACTTGATCCGAGCGGTGGGCCGGATCGGGCCGTTCTGGAGAAGTCCACCTTCGTCACGCCGCGATGA
- the ccoS gene encoding cbb3-type cytochrome oxidase assembly protein CcoS, whose translation MDILYLLIPLSVVLVILILGVFGWALHSGQLESLDREGQRILEDDSQA comes from the coding sequence ATGGACATCCTGTACTTACTCATTCCGCTGTCCGTGGTGCTGGTGATTCTCATCCTGGGCGTATTTGGATGGGCGCTGCATTCCGGGCAGTTGGAGTCGCTCGACCGGGAAGGTCAGCGAATCCTCGAGGACGACTCTCAAGCTTGA
- a CDS encoding sulfite exporter TauE/SafE family protein — MLDLTLVGSAFLMGAAGSVHCAAMCGAPCAAVTGGARWPAMGSFQVGRLVGYATGGAIAAASVAGLVRWGETVAWLRPLWLGLHLVALALGLFLLWRGEQPGWLQRLWPERPPAVGTVSVGALREAKTAWSMPVTAGSAGLAWLAWPCGLLQSALVVAALASGPWQGAAVMAAFALASSPGLLAGPWLLRRLSTLGRGGQGGGMALAGGPGMAPGVSGGPGAGLMLPVGAREMRWATRISGGLLMAGACWALGHGVWAQIRAYCG, encoded by the coding sequence ATGCTCGACCTGACGCTCGTCGGATCCGCCTTCTTGATGGGCGCCGCCGGCAGCGTGCATTGCGCGGCCATGTGTGGCGCGCCGTGTGCGGCGGTCACCGGGGGGGCGCGCTGGCCCGCCATGGGCAGCTTTCAGGTCGGGCGGCTGGTCGGCTATGCGACCGGTGGCGCGATTGCGGCAGCGAGTGTCGCCGGGCTGGTGCGTTGGGGCGAGACGGTGGCCTGGCTGCGTCCGCTCTGGCTGGGCCTGCATCTGGTGGCGCTGGCATTGGGCCTGTTCCTGCTGTGGCGGGGCGAACAGCCCGGATGGTTGCAGCGGCTGTGGCCTGAGCGGCCACCCGCCGTCGGCACCGTGTCAGTGGGAGCCCTTCGTGAAGCCAAGACCGCTTGGAGCATGCCGGTCACCGCCGGCTCTGCGGGCCTGGCCTGGCTGGCTTGGCCGTGCGGGTTGCTGCAGTCGGCCCTGGTTGTTGCTGCACTGGCCAGTGGACCCTGGCAGGGCGCGGCGGTGATGGCGGCATTTGCGCTGGCCTCCTCGCCTGGGCTGCTGGCGGGACCCTGGCTGTTGCGACGTCTGTCCACCCTGGGCCGGGGCGGGCAGGGCGGCGGGATGGCGCTGGCCGGCGGTCCGGGAATGGCGCCGGGCGTTTCAGGCGGTCCGGGCGCTGGCTTGATGCTGCCAGTGGGCGCGCGCGAGATGCGCTGGGCCACTCGGATCTCGGGCGGATTGCTGATGGCGGGCGCTTGCTGGGCGCTCGGGCATGGCGTCTGGGCGCAGATCCGCGCGTATTGCGGCTAG
- a CDS encoding cbb3-type cytochrome oxidase subunit 3 — protein MNMDLLDLNTIRAAVTLVSMVVFLAIVGWAYARRNRQHFEELGSLALMGEEPDARGGRDE, from the coding sequence ATGAACATGGATCTTCTGGATCTCAACACGATTCGCGCGGCGGTCACGCTGGTGTCGATGGTGGTGTTTCTGGCGATCGTCGGCTGGGCCTATGCCAGGCGCAATCGCCAACATTTCGAAGAATTGGGCTCGCTCGCCTTGATGGGCGAGGAGCCGGACGCACGAGGAGGTCGCGATGAGTGA
- the ccoN gene encoding cytochrome-c oxidase, cbb3-type subunit I: MSRVSSPNAEGVRPPSYDDGVVRAFALAAVLWGVVGMLVGVIIAAQITWPQLNMDIAWLSYGRLRPLHTNAVIFAFGGCTLMATAFHVVQRTGQTRLFAPGLAWFTFWGWQLVIVLAAITLPLGLTSGKEYAELEWPIDILIALVWVSYAVVFFGTVGIRKVRHIYVANWFFGAFIIAVALLHIVNSAAIPVSLTKSYSAYAGVQDAMVQWWYGHNAVGFFLTAGFLGMMYYYIPKQANRPVYSYRLSIVHFWALIFTYMWAGPHHLHYTALPDWAQSVGMLFSLVLLAPSWGGMINGIMTLSGAWHKLRDDPILKFLIVALSFYGMSTFEGPMMSIKTVNALSHYTDWTIGHVHSGALGWVGLISMGSLYHLIPRMYGRTEMYSKRAIELHFWIATLGIVLYIAAMWIAGVMQGLMWRAVNPDGTLVYTFVESVKATYPFYVIRLLGGLLYLGGMCLMAWNVVMTARVGVARPQPIPTVLAAA, from the coding sequence ATGAGTAGGGTTTCGAGTCCGAATGCAGAGGGCGTTCGGCCGCCCAGCTATGACGACGGGGTCGTCCGTGCCTTTGCCTTGGCCGCCGTGCTCTGGGGCGTGGTGGGCATGTTGGTGGGCGTCATCATTGCGGCCCAGATCACCTGGCCGCAACTCAACATGGACATTGCGTGGCTGAGCTACGGTCGCTTGCGACCGTTGCACACCAACGCGGTGATCTTCGCCTTCGGCGGTTGTACCTTGATGGCCACGGCTTTCCATGTCGTGCAGCGCACCGGCCAGACCCGGCTGTTTGCGCCGGGCCTGGCGTGGTTCACCTTCTGGGGTTGGCAGCTCGTCATCGTGCTGGCCGCGATCACCCTGCCGCTGGGCCTGACCAGCGGCAAGGAGTATGCCGAGCTGGAATGGCCGATCGACATCCTGATCGCCCTGGTCTGGGTGTCCTATGCGGTGGTGTTCTTCGGCACCGTCGGCATCCGCAAGGTGCGTCACATCTATGTGGCCAACTGGTTCTTCGGTGCCTTCATCATTGCGGTGGCCCTGCTGCACATCGTCAACAGTGCGGCGATTCCGGTCAGCCTGACCAAGAGCTACTCCGCCTACGCCGGCGTGCAGGACGCCATGGTGCAGTGGTGGTATGGCCATAACGCGGTGGGCTTCTTCCTGACTGCCGGCTTCCTGGGCATGATGTATTACTACATCCCCAAGCAGGCCAATCGGCCGGTCTACAGCTACCGGCTGTCGATCGTCCACTTCTGGGCGCTGATCTTCACCTACATGTGGGCCGGTCCCCACCACCTGCACTACACGGCGCTGCCGGACTGGGCGCAGAGCGTGGGCATGCTGTTCTCGCTGGTGCTGCTGGCGCCGAGCTGGGGCGGGATGATCAACGGCATCATGACCTTGAGCGGTGCGTGGCACAAACTGCGTGACGACCCGATCCTGAAGTTCCTGATCGTGGCCCTGTCGTTCTACGGCATGTCGACCTTCGAGGGTCCGATGATGTCGATCAAGACGGTCAATGCGCTCTCGCATTACACCGACTGGACCATCGGCCATGTGCACAGCGGCGCGCTGGGTTGGGTCGGATTGATCTCGATGGGATCGCTCTACCACCTGATCCCGCGCATGTATGGCCGCACCGAGATGTATTCCAAGCGGGCCATCGAGCTGCACTTCTGGATCGCCACGCTCGGCATCGTGCTCTACATCGCCGCGATGTGGATCGCCGGGGTGATGCAGGGTCTGATGTGGCGCGCGGTGAATCCGGACGGCACGCTGGTCTACACCTTCGTGGAAAGCGTCAAGGCGACCTATCCGTTCTATGTGATCCGTCTGCTCGGCGGTCTGTTGTACCTGGGCGGCATGTGCCTGATGGCCTGGAACGTGGTGATGACGGCGCGCGTCGGCGTGGCGCGTCCGCAGCCGATTCCCACCGTGCTGGCCGCGGCCTGA
- the icd gene encoding NADP-dependent isocitrate dehydrogenase, whose translation MYQHIKVPEGGQKITVNTDFSLNVPNNPIIPYIEGDGTGFDITPVMIKVVDAAVAKAYGGAKKIHWMEIYAGEKSTKVYGPDVWLPEETLQVLKEFVVSIKGPLTTPVGGGIRSLNVALRQELDLYVCLRPVRYFKGVPSPVKEPEKTDMVIFRENSEDIYAGIEFEAQSDKAKKLIKFLQEEFGVKKIRFPETSGIGVKPVSKEGTERLVRKAIQYAIDNDKPSVTIVHKGNIMKFTEGGFRDWAYALAQTEFGAELIDGGPWCKFKNPKTGKDIVIKDSIADAFLQQILLRPAEYSVVATLNLNGDYISDALAAQVGGIGIAPGANLSDSVAMFEATHGTAPKYAGKDYVNPGSEILSAEMMLRHMGWTEAADLIISSIEKSILSKKVTYDFARLLDGATQVSCSGFGQVMIENM comes from the coding sequence ATGTACCAGCACATCAAGGTGCCCGAGGGCGGGCAGAAGATCACGGTCAACACCGACTTCTCGCTCAATGTTCCCAACAACCCCATCATCCCGTACATCGAGGGTGACGGCACCGGTTTCGACATCACCCCGGTGATGATCAAGGTGGTGGATGCGGCGGTGGCGAAGGCCTACGGCGGCGCCAAGAAGATCCACTGGATGGAGATCTACGCCGGCGAGAAGTCGACCAAGGTCTACGGTCCGGACGTGTGGCTGCCTGAAGAGACGCTGCAAGTCCTGAAGGAATTCGTCGTCTCGATCAAAGGTCCGCTGACCACGCCGGTCGGCGGTGGTATCCGTTCGCTGAACGTCGCACTGCGTCAGGAACTGGACCTGTATGTCTGCCTGCGCCCGGTGCGTTACTTCAAGGGCGTGCCTTCGCCGGTGAAGGAACCGGAAAAGACCGACATGGTCATCTTCCGCGAGAACTCGGAAGACATCTACGCCGGCATCGAATTCGAAGCCCAGAGCGACAAGGCCAAGAAGCTGATCAAGTTCCTGCAAGAGGAATTCGGCGTCAAGAAGATCCGCTTCCCGGAAACCTCGGGCATTGGCGTGAAGCCGGTGTCCAAGGAAGGCACGGAGCGTCTGGTCCGCAAGGCCATCCAGTACGCCATCGACAATGACAAGCCCAGCGTGACCATTGTGCACAAGGGCAACATCATGAAGTTCACCGAAGGTGGTTTCCGTGACTGGGCCTATGCCCTGGCGCAGACCGAATTCGGCGCTGAGCTGATCGACGGCGGCCCGTGGTGCAAGTTCAAGAATCCGAAGACCGGCAAGGACATCGTGATCAAGGACAGCATCGCCGATGCTTTCCTGCAGCAGATCCTGCTGCGCCCCGCCGAGTACTCGGTGGTGGCTACGCTGAACCTGAACGGCGACTACATTTCCGACGCCCTGGCCGCACAGGTCGGTGGCATCGGCATCGCCCCGGGTGCGAACCTGAGCGACTCGGTCGCCATGTTCGAAGCCACCCACGGCACGGCGCCGAAGTACGCTGGCAAGGACTACGTGAACCCCGGTTCCGAGATCCTGTCGGCCGAAATGATGCTGCGCCACATGGGCTGGACCGAAGCGGCTGACCTGATCATTTCGTCGATCGAGAAGTCGATCCTGTCGAAGAAGGTCACCTATGACTTCGCCCGCCTGCTGGACGGCGCGACCCAAGTGTCGTGCTCGGGCTTCGGGCAGGTGATGATCGAGAACATGTAA
- a CDS encoding heavy metal translocating P-type ATPase, with protein MARSRLRLSGMHCAGCAGLIESLLDVQPGVVRAQVGAATQRLTLDWWPHQTRLSDLRQVLQSAGYDLAPDVPDSAQDLRRREHRQALWRLFVAGFLMMQVMMLAWPTYIAEPGEMTADVSALLRWGQWVMTLPVMLLAAGPFFRAAWVQVRSGRVGMDVPVALGLAVAFVAGTGATLDPGGAFGHEVYFDSITMFVCFLLGARYLELRSRHRAALALEQAVDVLPDQVERCLPNGDGEWVSIDDLTVGDRIRVAAGQRIPTDAVIEVGSSDTDESLLTGESHPVHKVIGDSVLAGSLNLTGAMRLRITSLGADTRLAGIQRLMREAFLERPGMLRLSDRVAGGFLWVVLLLAAGAAGVWQFIDPSRALAVSVSVLIVTCPCALSLAAPAAWVAAAGRLARRGFLLSRLDAIESLARVNQVVMDKTGTLTDAAPALGAQWPTTMDPAAREVALAMARASHHPLSKALVRSQSSALPSPPSGVPDRALAAGVDPSILTHSPHRLDAPNGPLVDVGSGDVLAARANPGDRSIDLLDIQEHPGLGLEARDRAGQRWRLGSAAWASSAGQAPSMLPDAQLVLGCDGRVVAAWRFQEQLRDAAVASVQAWRDLGLSVTLLSGDRADRVESMARQAGITQWQGGASPEDKLACVTHLQQHGGQVLMLGDGINDAPVLARAQVSVAMGQGADLAKSRADALLVGNRLDAVTQALRLAHRTRAVVRQNLAWSALYNAICVPLALMGWLPPWAAGLGMALSSLFVVANAARLGRG; from the coding sequence TTGGCCCGTTCCCGACTGCGCCTGTCCGGCATGCACTGTGCGGGCTGTGCCGGTTTGATTGAATCGCTCCTGGACGTGCAGCCTGGCGTCGTGCGGGCCCAGGTCGGCGCCGCGACCCAGCGGCTGACCCTGGACTGGTGGCCGCACCAGACCCGACTGAGCGACCTGCGCCAGGTGCTTCAGTCCGCCGGTTATGACCTGGCCCCCGATGTCCCTGACTCGGCGCAGGACCTGCGGCGCAGGGAGCACCGACAGGCGCTGTGGCGCCTGTTCGTGGCGGGCTTCCTGATGATGCAGGTGATGATGCTGGCCTGGCCGACCTACATCGCCGAGCCCGGCGAGATGACGGCCGACGTCAGCGCCTTGCTGCGCTGGGGCCAGTGGGTGATGACCTTGCCGGTGATGCTGCTGGCCGCCGGTCCGTTCTTCCGCGCGGCCTGGGTGCAGGTGCGAAGTGGTCGTGTAGGCATGGATGTGCCGGTGGCGCTCGGCCTGGCGGTGGCCTTCGTGGCGGGAACCGGCGCCACGCTGGACCCCGGCGGTGCCTTCGGACACGAGGTCTATTTCGATTCGATCACGATGTTCGTCTGCTTCCTGTTAGGCGCCCGCTACCTGGAGTTGCGGTCCCGCCATCGGGCGGCGCTCGCGCTGGAGCAGGCGGTGGATGTGCTGCCGGACCAGGTCGAGCGCTGTCTGCCCAACGGCGACGGCGAGTGGGTGAGCATCGATGATCTGACGGTCGGTGATCGGATCCGCGTCGCCGCCGGACAACGCATCCCGACCGACGCGGTCATCGAGGTCGGCAGCAGCGACACCGATGAATCCTTGCTGACGGGCGAGTCGCACCCGGTTCACAAGGTCATCGGCGATTCGGTGCTGGCGGGCAGCCTCAACCTCACCGGGGCGATGCGGTTGCGGATCACGTCGCTCGGGGCGGACACCCGGCTGGCCGGCATTCAGCGCCTGATGCGCGAGGCCTTCCTGGAGCGGCCCGGCATGCTGCGGCTGTCCGACCGTGTGGCCGGCGGTTTTCTGTGGGTGGTTCTGCTGCTGGCCGCGGGCGCGGCCGGGGTCTGGCAGTTCATTGATCCGTCACGTGCGCTGGCCGTGAGCGTGTCGGTGCTGATCGTGACCTGTCCCTGCGCGTTGTCGCTCGCAGCGCCTGCGGCCTGGGTCGCTGCCGCCGGCCGCTTGGCGCGACGCGGTTTCTTGTTGTCCCGACTGGATGCGATCGAGAGCCTGGCGCGGGTGAATCAGGTGGTGATGGACAAAACCGGCACCCTGACCGATGCAGCGCCGGCGCTCGGCGCGCAATGGCCGACCACCATGGACCCCGCAGCACGAGAGGTGGCGCTGGCCATGGCGAGGGCGTCGCACCATCCCTTGTCCAAAGCGCTGGTTCGCTCCCAGTCGTCTGCGCTGCCGTCACCCCCATCCGGAGTGCCAGACCGAGCGCTGGCTGCCGGCGTTGACCCATCGATCCTGACGCACTCACCGCATCGGCTCGACGCACCGAACGGTCCTCTGGTCGACGTGGGGTCAGGTGATGTTCTCGCCGCGCGTGCGAACCCGGGCGATCGGTCGATCGACCTTCTCGACATCCAGGAGCATCCCGGCCTCGGTCTGGAGGCGCGGGATCGCGCCGGCCAGCGGTGGCGGCTGGGCTCGGCAGCCTGGGCGTCATCCGCCGGACAGGCCCCGTCGATGCTGCCGGACGCGCAGTTGGTGTTGGGCTGCGATGGCCGGGTCGTGGCGGCCTGGCGCTTCCAGGAACAACTGCGCGATGCCGCAGTGGCCTCGGTGCAGGCCTGGCGCGACCTGGGCTTGTCGGTGACGCTGCTCTCTGGTGACCGTGCGGACCGGGTCGAATCGATGGCCCGTCAGGCGGGCATCACCCAGTGGCAAGGCGGCGCCAGTCCCGAAGACAAACTGGCCTGTGTGACGCATTTGCAACAGCACGGGGGCCAGGTCTTGATGCTTGGCGACGGGATCAACGATGCGCCGGTGCTTGCCCGCGCGCAGGTCTCGGTGGCGATGGGGCAGGGGGCCGACCTGGCCAAGTCGCGCGCCGACGCGCTGCTGGTGGGCAACCGGTTGGACGCCGTCACTCAGGCGTTGCGGCTGGCGCATCGGACCCGCGCTGTCGTGCGGCAGAACCTGGCGTGGTCCGCCCTCTACAACGCGATCTGCGTGCCGCTGGCACTCATGGGATGGCTGCCGCCCTGGGCGGCCGGGCTCGGCATGGCGCTGAGCTCGCTGTTCGTCGTGGCCAATGCGGCCCGTCTGGGGCGGGGCTGA